From a single Micromonospora sp. WMMD1102 genomic region:
- a CDS encoding type VII secretion protein EccE, whose product MPELMAVGRSTGRFGTVQLVAVELALFATGAAAYALPPVPGALAGAATGVLLLGTFGRAGGRWWYEVLGARLRLTRRRRAGVRALRRTGTGDSLLVVLSPTPVTSTVNDRSGTIGIGQDALGWFAAIAIRHPDGLTGESRTALRLDWLATLAADPALPASTVQLVLRHSSLPTAAVDPRSAASQSYLELCRLLAVPVHHDVWIAARVSARDAATVAADRGGGLAGVHRALVAAITRVGTGLASLGVEHAVLDGDGLRQAVAYSCGVEGTGAPGPGAERWSRWQGGWRVQVCFAVRAWPARPAVDPIRALTQVPSALDVSVAVVFGRRDGSTGPERRTGARTLVRVACAPETVEECVRQLLASAAGAGVRLVRLNGEHGTGLYATAPTGATLGLVTR is encoded by the coding sequence ATGCCGGAGTTGATGGCTGTCGGTCGATCCACCGGCCGGTTCGGCACGGTCCAACTCGTCGCCGTCGAGCTGGCGCTCTTCGCCACCGGCGCCGCCGCCTACGCGCTGCCCCCGGTGCCGGGCGCGCTGGCCGGTGCCGCCACCGGGGTGCTGCTGCTCGGCACCTTCGGCCGGGCGGGCGGCCGCTGGTGGTACGAGGTCCTCGGCGCGCGGCTGCGGCTGACCCGACGCCGCCGCGCGGGCGTACGCGCGCTGCGCCGGACCGGCACCGGGGATTCGCTGCTGGTGGTGCTCTCGCCGACCCCGGTCACCAGTACGGTCAACGACCGTTCCGGCACGATCGGAATCGGCCAGGACGCGCTCGGCTGGTTCGCGGCGATCGCGATCCGGCATCCCGACGGGCTGACCGGGGAGTCCCGGACGGCGTTGCGACTGGACTGGCTCGCCACCCTGGCAGCCGACCCGGCACTGCCGGCCAGCACGGTGCAGCTCGTGCTGCGGCACTCGTCGCTGCCGACCGCCGCCGTCGACCCGCGCTCCGCCGCCAGCCAGTCCTACCTGGAACTCTGCCGGCTGCTGGCGGTCCCGGTGCACCACGACGTCTGGATCGCCGCCCGGGTCTCGGCCCGGGACGCGGCGACGGTGGCGGCGGACCGGGGCGGCGGGCTGGCCGGCGTACACCGGGCACTCGTCGCGGCGATCACCCGGGTCGGCACCGGACTGGCCAGCCTCGGCGTCGAACACGCCGTGCTGGACGGGGACGGCCTGCGGCAGGCGGTGGCGTACTCCTGCGGTGTCGAGGGGACCGGGGCGCCCGGTCCCGGCGCGGAGCGGTGGTCCCGCTGGCAGGGCGGTTGGCGGGTGCAGGTCTGCTTCGCGGTACGGGCCTGGCCGGCGAGGCCCGCCGTGGACCCGATCCGGGCCCTCACCCAGGTGCCGTCCGCGCTCGACGTGAGCGTGGCGGTGGTGTTCGGCCGGCGGGACGGCTCCACCGGGCCGGAGCGCAGGACCGGCGCCCGGACCCTGGTCCGGGTCGCCTGTGCCCCGGAGACGGTCGAGGAGTGCGTACGCCAACTGCTGGCCAGCGCGGCCGGCGCCGGTGTCCGGCTGGTCCGGCTCAACGGCGAACACGGCACCGGGCTGTATGCGACGGCGCCCACCGGCGCCACCCTGGGCCTGGTGACCCGGTGA
- the eccB gene encoding type VII secretion protein EccB produces MRSRREQVQAYRFLIRRIVSALLAGEPETNELPMRRYALAMLGGLLVAVLLFAGFGVYGLLRPGGRQPVENAIIVERNTGAKFVYTQGRLHPVLNWTSALLILGQPEPAVRTMAESSLRAVPRGLPIGIPGAPDSLPTRSALLGLPISVCSAPRSLTSVARATHVLFGRAPSGGTPVGRQGLLVDVDGGDRYLLWNEHRLRIRGNAVLAALGWAGIPPVAVGEAFLNSVPPGPDLVALVLPGAGTPAEPTIGGQPTRIGQLFRAAGRSYVMLPDGLAPVGAVTARLMEAAGRAVNEISAQQAGGLIVNRVAEPPGFPDAVPEVRGAQTPAPMVCASYRDDVGAAEHPVTVETFGAVPAEVPPIDGPPAATGAGPDGVRPADRVALPGGHAALVRAANPIGANAAGNVYLVTDQGVKFPLARPELEKVQTSLGYAGVQPVQVPASILALVPTGVPLDPQAALRLSPLPTLAPTGPAGGGGRAPEPGPGPT; encoded by the coding sequence ATGCGCAGCCGTCGGGAACAGGTGCAGGCCTACCGGTTCCTCATCCGGCGGATCGTCTCCGCGCTGCTGGCCGGCGAGCCCGAGACCAACGAGCTGCCGATGCGGCGGTACGCCCTGGCGATGCTCGGTGGCCTGCTGGTCGCGGTGCTGCTCTTCGCCGGCTTCGGCGTCTACGGGCTGCTCCGGCCGGGCGGCCGGCAGCCGGTGGAGAACGCCATCATCGTGGAGCGGAACACCGGCGCGAAGTTCGTCTACACGCAGGGCCGGCTGCATCCGGTGCTCAACTGGACGTCGGCGCTGCTCATCCTCGGCCAGCCAGAGCCGGCGGTGCGGACCATGGCGGAGTCCTCGCTGCGGGCGGTGCCGCGCGGGCTGCCGATCGGGATCCCCGGCGCGCCCGACTCGCTGCCGACCCGGTCGGCGCTGCTGGGCCTGCCGATCAGCGTGTGCAGCGCACCCCGTTCGCTGACCTCGGTCGCCCGGGCCACCCATGTGCTGTTCGGCCGGGCACCGTCCGGGGGTACGCCGGTGGGTCGGCAGGGCCTGCTGGTCGATGTGGACGGTGGCGACCGCTACCTGCTCTGGAACGAGCACCGGCTGCGGATCCGGGGCAACGCCGTGCTCGCCGCCCTCGGCTGGGCCGGGATCCCGCCGGTCGCGGTCGGCGAGGCGTTCCTCAACTCCGTCCCCCCGGGGCCGGATCTCGTGGCGCTCGTCCTGCCCGGCGCCGGCACGCCGGCCGAGCCGACGATCGGCGGGCAGCCGACCCGGATCGGGCAGTTGTTCCGGGCCGCCGGCAGGTCGTACGTGATGCTTCCCGACGGTCTCGCCCCGGTCGGCGCGGTCACCGCCCGGTTGATGGAGGCGGCCGGCCGTGCGGTCAACGAGATCTCCGCCCAGCAGGCCGGCGGGCTGATCGTGAACCGGGTGGCGGAGCCGCCGGGCTTCCCCGACGCGGTGCCGGAGGTGCGGGGGGCGCAGACCCCGGCACCGATGGTCTGCGCGAGCTACCGGGACGACGTCGGCGCGGCGGAGCATCCGGTCACCGTCGAGACCTTCGGCGCGGTGCCCGCCGAGGTCCCGCCGATCGACGGGCCGCCGGCCGCGACGGGGGCGGGGCCGGACGGGGTACGCCCGGCGGACCGGGTGGCACTGCCCGGCGGGCACGCCGCCCTGGTGCGGGCCGCCAACCCGATCGGGGCGAACGCCGCCGGCAACGTCTATCTCGTCACCGACCAGGGAGTGAAGTTCCCGCTGGCCCGGCCCGAGCTGGAGAAGGTGCAGACCTCGCTCGGCTACGCGGGTGTCCAGCCGGTGCAGGTGCCGGCGAGCATCCTGGCGCTGGTGCCGACCGGGGTGCCGCTCGACCCGCAGGCCGCACTACGGCTCTCGCCGCTGCCGACGCTCGCCCCGACCGGCCCGGCCGGGGGCGGCGGCCGGGCGCCGGAGCCGGGTCCCGGGCCCACCTGA
- a CDS encoding YbaB/EbfC family nucleoid-associated protein, giving the protein MTRHEDPGDDVPLVYSPHDEAGYEELARRALAALATMDGELDRLAETPVEGHSRDGRVSVRVSGAGTVTEIRLRGGALRQYPPDKLGEVVTRVIQDTQRRARAAYERAAAELAPPEVAECDRLLRRTPPPRRTGA; this is encoded by the coding sequence ATGACCCGACACGAAGACCCGGGCGACGACGTGCCGCTGGTCTACTCGCCGCACGACGAGGCGGGCTACGAGGAACTGGCCCGACGGGCACTCGCCGCCCTGGCGACGATGGACGGTGAGCTGGACCGGCTGGCGGAGACGCCTGTCGAGGGACACAGCCGGGACGGCCGGGTCAGCGTCCGGGTTTCCGGCGCCGGCACTGTCACCGAGATCCGGCTGCGCGGCGGGGCACTGCGGCAGTACCCGCCCGACAAGCTCGGCGAGGTGGTCACCCGGGTGATCCAGGACACCCAGCGGCGGGCCCGCGCGGCGTACGAGCGGGCGGCGGCGGAACTCGCCCCGCCCGAGGTGGCCGAATGCGACCGGCTGCTCCGCAGGACGCCACCGCCCCGCCGGACGGGGGCGTAG
- a CDS encoding YbaB/EbfC family nucleoid-associated protein, protein MPTEDPPGRTGDTPDGVPAELAVLEASIARTEARWQQLLAGTYQGTDPARLVTAVVDGEGVVVEVRFVRTITRHDPAVVEQAVLAAVSAAQQRLGAALADVTAEVLPPGAEPARGRTGAEPARGRTGADAWRRTGAEPADGPQAGGGVLGGEG, encoded by the coding sequence ATGCCGACGGAGGATCCACCGGGCCGGACCGGCGACACCCCGGACGGCGTCCCGGCCGAGCTGGCCGTGCTGGAGGCGTCGATCGCCCGGACCGAGGCGCGCTGGCAGCAGCTGCTGGCCGGCACCTACCAGGGCACCGACCCGGCCCGCCTGGTCACCGCTGTGGTGGACGGCGAGGGCGTCGTGGTCGAGGTGAGATTCGTCAGGACGATCACCCGGCACGACCCCGCGGTGGTCGAGCAGGCGGTGCTGGCCGCGGTCTCCGCCGCCCAGCAGCGGCTCGGCGCCGCGCTCGCCGACGTCACCGCCGAGGTACTGCCGCCCGGCGCGGAACCGGCGCGGGGGCGTACCGGCGCGGAACCGGCGCGGGGGCGTACCGGCGCGGACGCCTGGCGCCGGACCGGAGCCGAGCCCGCCGACGGGCCGCAGGCCGGCGGTGGAGTGTTGGGAGGGGAGGGGTGA
- a CDS encoding WXG100 family type VII secretion target translates to MAQTFAHEEGNAQQAAQLVDSARGAINFQVKNIELAVHQLRSRGWEGEAANKFYAVAAEMVDGARRLQAKMDEMRVGLEDVNRTFTDVSETMSSSVNTINVYNIT, encoded by the coding sequence GTGGCACAGACATTCGCCCACGAAGAGGGTAACGCCCAGCAGGCCGCACAGCTCGTCGACAGCGCCCGTGGCGCGATCAACTTCCAGGTCAAGAACATCGAACTGGCGGTGCACCAGCTCAGGTCGCGGGGCTGGGAGGGCGAGGCGGCGAACAAGTTCTACGCCGTGGCCGCCGAGATGGTCGACGGGGCCCGCCGCCTACAGGCCAAGATGGACGAGATGCGGGTCGGCTTGGAGGACGTGAACCGCACCTTCACCGACGTGAGCGAGACGATGTCGTCCTCGGTCAACACGATCAACGTCTACAACATCACCTAG